In Nostoc sp. GT001, a genomic segment contains:
- the rpsR gene encoding 30S ribosomal protein S18: MSYFRRRLSPIKPGEPIDYKDVDLLRKFVTERGKILPRRITGLTSQQQRELTLAIKRSRIVALLPFINAEG, encoded by the coding sequence ATGAGTTATTTCCGTCGTCGTCTTTCTCCGATCAAGCCAGGAGAACCAATCGATTATAAGGATGTTGATTTATTGCGTAAGTTTGTCACCGAGCGGGGAAAGATACTGCCACGTCGGATTACCGGGCTTACGTCTCAACAACAGCGAGAGTTGACATTAGCAATTAAACGTTCGCGGATTGTGGCTCTGTTGCCATTTATCAATGCGGAAGGCTAA
- a CDS encoding ribonuclease R family protein, with the protein MEKGTLVEFRVQGDRRLGIVERPDGKTRWFVVDERGQSHSLAPRQITYTVTGQTYKASEIASFLEQIKPYLDPSSLEVAWELLVEDGETVTPNQMANLLFSESAAPPCYAAYCLLSDDKLYFKQKGDAYEPRTAAQVAERKHQLEVEALKAKGQQEFLTRVEQALKGEAVEWQRHDRQRLEGLEKYAALIADTVRTGVNYDSLARAYPPSAPVLETMTMLGRPTTPQGAFQLLVDLGCWSPNENLFLRRSSIPIQFPHKVLEVAQQRLDFPPIDSDANRLDLTQLKVYTIDDETTTEIDDGLSWEVLPDGRERLWVHIADPTRWLVPEDELDLEARKRGSTVYLPTGMIPMFPEVLATGPMSLIQGKVCCALSFGIILGTTGGVEDYSIHTSFIKPTYRLTYEDVDEMLQLRVQAEPEIAAIAIWAQRRRAWRYAQGAISITMPEATIKVKGEEIHIDILDDSPSRQLVAEMMIVVGEVAARYGKTHNIPLPFRGQPQPELPPDEELLLLPAGFVRACAMRRCMPKSEMSITPLRHAGLGLDTYTQATSPIRRYSDLLTHFQIKAHLRGEVLPFSADQLKEVMMTVTSITQEVTMVERQTNRYYALEYLRRHPEEIWDVTVLMWLREDSNLALILLEDLGLQLPMAFKRSVNLGEQIAVKVSHADPQKDMIQFQEIIYQEAQTAAN; encoded by the coding sequence GTGGAGAAGGGGACGCTAGTTGAATTTAGGGTTCAAGGCGATCGCCGTCTGGGCATCGTAGAACGTCCAGACGGTAAAACCCGCTGGTTTGTGGTAGACGAACGTGGTCAATCCCACAGCCTCGCGCCTAGACAAATAACCTATACAGTTACCGGACAGACTTACAAGGCTTCTGAAATTGCCAGCTTTTTGGAGCAGATCAAGCCTTATTTAGACCCATCTAGTTTAGAAGTGGCTTGGGAATTACTGGTTGAAGATGGGGAAACAGTTACCCCAAACCAAATGGCGAATCTGCTATTTTCAGAATCAGCCGCGCCTCCTTGTTACGCCGCCTATTGCTTGTTATCAGACGACAAACTTTATTTCAAGCAAAAAGGAGACGCTTACGAGCCGAGAACTGCTGCTCAAGTAGCAGAACGCAAGCACCAACTGGAAGTAGAGGCCCTAAAAGCTAAAGGACAGCAGGAATTTTTAACTCGCGTAGAGCAAGCGCTCAAAGGTGAAGCAGTAGAGTGGCAGCGCCACGATCGCCAGCGCTTAGAAGGACTAGAAAAATATGCAGCGCTAATAGCTGACACGGTGCGGACGGGGGTTAATTATGACTCCTTGGCTCGCGCTTATCCACCCAGCGCTCCAGTACTAGAAACTATGACCATGCTGGGACGCCCCACAACACCCCAAGGGGCTTTTCAACTATTAGTAGATTTGGGTTGCTGGAGTCCTAATGAAAACTTGTTCCTGCGGCGTTCTTCAATTCCGATTCAATTTCCTCATAAGGTATTAGAAGTGGCGCAACAGCGTTTGGATTTCCCGCCGATTGACTCAGATGCAAACCGCCTTGATCTGACTCAACTGAAGGTTTACACCATTGATGATGAAACTACCACAGAGATCGACGATGGTCTAAGTTGGGAAGTACTGCCTGATGGACGGGAGCGCCTGTGGGTGCATATCGCCGATCCCACTAGATGGTTAGTACCGGAAGATGAATTAGATTTGGAAGCCAGAAAGCGCGGTAGTACAGTCTATTTACCGACGGGAATGATTCCCATGTTTCCAGAAGTGTTGGCAACTGGGCCAATGAGTCTGATCCAGGGAAAGGTTTGTTGCGCCCTCAGTTTCGGGATTATTTTAGGTACAACTGGGGGAGTAGAAGATTACAGCATTCATACCAGCTTTATTAAGCCGACTTATCGCCTCACCTACGAAGATGTAGATGAAATGCTGCAATTACGGGTACAGGCAGAACCAGAAATTGCTGCGATCGCTATTTGGGCACAGCGGCGCAGAGCTTGGCGTTACGCCCAAGGGGCAATTAGCATCACCATGCCCGAAGCAACAATCAAAGTCAAAGGTGAGGAGATCCACATTGATATTTTGGACGATTCCCCATCGCGGCAACTGGTAGCAGAAATGATGATTGTTGTCGGTGAAGTTGCGGCTCGTTATGGTAAAACTCATAACATCCCTTTGCCTTTTCGCGGTCAACCGCAACCAGAATTACCTCCAGATGAGGAATTGCTTCTACTTCCAGCCGGATTCGTTCGCGCTTGCGCTATGCGTCGTTGTATGCCCAAGAGTGAAATGAGCATTACGCCTTTGCGTCATGCTGGTTTGGGCTTGGATACTTACACTCAAGCAACCTCTCCCATCCGCCGCTACAGTGACTTACTCACCCACTTTCAAATTAAAGCTCATTTGCGGGGTGAAGTTCTGCCATTTTCCGCAGATCAACTTAAAGAAGTAATGATGACTGTCACCAGCATCACCCAAGAGGTGACGATGGTGGAACGACAAACTAATAGATATTATGCTCTAGAGTATTTACGCCGTCATCCAGAGGAAATTTGGGATGTAACAGTGTTGATGTGGTTGCGAGAAGACAGCAACTTAGCCCTAATTTTGTTAGAAGATTTGGGCTTGCAGTTGCCAATGGCTTTCAAACGTTCTGTGAACTTGGGCGAACAGATAGCGGTGAAAGTTAGCCACGCCGATCCACAAAAAGATATGATTCAGTTCCAAGAAATAATTTATCAAGAAGCCCAGACAGCAGCAAATTAA
- a CDS encoding DUF4327 family protein produces MNTTVKYDIKVIKEEALQLVKKRLVNRQQPIYTLCKYIPLRDWVNFELELEKNEFLLRDRIIDLLNHEYWEDD; encoded by the coding sequence ATGAATACTACGGTTAAATATGACATCAAGGTTATCAAGGAAGAAGCACTTCAACTTGTTAAAAAGAGACTTGTTAACCGTCAGCAGCCAATTTATACTCTCTGTAAATATATTCCTCTTCGTGACTGGGTTAATTTTGAACTTGAGTTAGAAAAAAATGAATTTCTACTCAGAGATAGAATTATCGATTTACTGAATCATGAATATTGGGAAGATGATTGA
- a CDS encoding PEP-CTERM sorting domain-containing protein, translated as MIHLFAKTAISVVTTTALGLAIAINTNNLAHAAEFNFNWKGNTGYSAKGSFNYDTTTAPSVISETGLGVTKNLQSLSISFFDPLSNLINSFTPVLSGISNYGFLRFNFDSTTEQIFGPFDVGKDDALPGDTWLNNNLALIDEGFSDEVLAKEFGFNNRDATGTKQILDLSNNSVQVSKVPEGSIIIGLLAVCSLGFTAYRNLDKATQE; from the coding sequence ATGATACATCTGTTTGCTAAAACAGCTATTAGTGTGGTGACGACTACTGCTTTAGGGTTAGCGATCGCCATAAACACGAATAACCTAGCTCATGCTGCCGAGTTCAACTTTAACTGGAAAGGAAACACTGGTTATTCAGCGAAAGGTTCATTTAACTACGATACAACAACTGCTCCCAGCGTCATTTCGGAAACAGGCTTGGGAGTTACGAAGAACTTGCAATCTCTCTCAATTTCCTTCTTTGATCCGTTGAGTAATCTGATAAATAGTTTCACTCCAGTGCTTAGTGGGATCTCTAACTACGGCTTTTTGAGATTCAACTTTGATAGCACTACTGAGCAAATCTTTGGCCCCTTTGATGTTGGCAAGGATGATGCGCTTCCTGGGGACACATGGCTTAATAATAATCTCGCACTCATAGATGAAGGTTTTAGTGATGAGGTTCTAGCGAAAGAATTTGGTTTTAACAATAGAGATGCAACAGGTACAAAGCAAATACTAGATTTAAGCAACAATTCAGTTCAGGTATCCAAAGTCCCCGAAGGAAGCATAATTATCGGTTTACTCGCAGTATGTAGCTTGGGATTTACGGCTTATAGAAATCTAGACAAAGCTACCCAAGAATAA
- a CDS encoding RDD family protein translates to MTIERLPQKHYPKAEIGRRGMALGLDFLGVWLVSSLLGGGDIGIQFVQILVFVIFWLILRVLVPYNNQGQSLGRWAFDLKVLEVEDGEVVGRIPDLLSLVKREAIIGLGALLVSIALSNIRANPTAILLVIPLAIDCGTAFSDTQMRQALHDRYCGTFIVSSRRGYSLDIKIKRLVENMRRNVRR, encoded by the coding sequence ATGACTATCGAACGACTTCCCCAAAAACACTATCCCAAGGCTGAGATTGGACGCCGAGGTATGGCATTGGGACTTGATTTCCTTGGTGTCTGGCTAGTCAGTTCCCTACTGGGAGGCGGCGATATCGGGATTCAATTTGTGCAAATCCTAGTTTTTGTCATATTTTGGCTGATTTTGCGGGTACTAGTGCCATACAACAATCAAGGGCAAAGTTTAGGGCGTTGGGCGTTCGATTTAAAGGTTTTGGAAGTTGAAGATGGGGAAGTAGTGGGCAGAATTCCCGATTTGCTCTCACTAGTGAAGCGAGAGGCGATTATCGGCTTGGGTGCTTTATTAGTGTCAATTGCCCTGAGCAATATTAGAGCCAATCCCACTGCTATACTGCTAGTAATTCCCCTAGCTATTGATTGTGGGACTGCCTTCTCTGATACCCAGATGCGGCAGGCTTTACACGATCGCTATTGTGGAACTTTTATCGTTTCGTCGCGTCGTGGCTACTCGCTCGATATAAAGATTAAAAGATTAGTTGAAAATATGCGGCGGAATGTGAGAAGATAG
- a CDS encoding type II toxin-antitoxin system ParD family antitoxin encodes MNVSLTPELEQLVKDKVNGGRYHSVSEVMGEALRLLDERDRFQEQRQAELKAKILEGIEASERGEVVDGEEVFAEIEEDIRRAEAQMQQAEALNNESVRFNNSSQARPQRDESLSLANMSENNHKVIIFDTTMRDGELTPGVKMNLQQKIAISLLLEEMGVDIIEVGYPASSQKDFDEVFNISKIIKNSIICGLASSNSNEIITLAEAIKPAIRGRIHTYTPVNLKNQSKLSKEEVLATIKESVSLARNYCDDVEWSAFDAPRSEPDFLCKSIETAIKSGATTVSIPDSLGLASPEEFSQLLQMIFNRVPNINEVVVSVHCHDDLGMAVDNSLIALSCGVRQIECAINGLGARKGNADFSQVVIEILKQGNYQLEINTSLMSKAAELIFQISGIGEYYFNPLSAP; translated from the coding sequence GTGAATGTATCTTTGACCCCAGAACTGGAGCAGTTGGTTAAGGATAAAGTTAATGGTGGTCGATATCACTCAGTAAGTGAGGTGATGGGCGAAGCATTGAGATTGCTAGATGAACGAGATCGCTTTCAAGAACAACGTCAAGCAGAATTGAAAGCTAAAATCCTAGAAGGTATTGAAGCCTCAGAGCGTGGTGAAGTAGTTGATGGTGAAGAGGTCTTTGCAGAAATTGAAGAAGATATCCGACGTGCTGAAGCTCAAATGCAACAAGCAGAGGCGCTAAATAATGAGTCGGTACGTTTTAACAATTCCAGCCAAGCAAGACCTCAAAGAGATGAATCGCTATCTCTAGCCAATATGTCAGAAAATAATCACAAAGTAATTATTTTTGATACCACCATGCGTGATGGAGAATTGACGCCTGGTGTAAAGATGAATTTGCAACAAAAAATCGCTATCTCCCTGTTGCTCGAAGAAATGGGAGTAGATATTATTGAAGTTGGTTATCCAGCAAGTTCTCAAAAAGATTTTGATGAAGTCTTTAATATTTCTAAAATAATTAAAAATTCTATTATTTGTGGGCTAGCTAGTTCCAATTCAAATGAAATAATCACTCTTGCTGAAGCAATTAAACCAGCAATCAGAGGTAGAATTCACACTTATACTCCGGTAAATCTTAAAAATCAGTCTAAATTAAGCAAAGAAGAAGTATTAGCAACAATCAAAGAGAGTGTTTCTCTAGCACGCAATTACTGTGATGATGTAGAATGGAGCGCTTTTGATGCTCCTAGAAGTGAGCCAGATTTTTTGTGTAAATCTATTGAAACTGCAATTAAGAGTGGTGCTACTACTGTTAGTATTCCTGATAGCTTAGGTTTGGCATCGCCAGAAGAGTTTTCGCAACTTCTGCAAATGATTTTTAATCGAGTACCCAATATTAACGAAGTTGTAGTTTCAGTACACTGTCATGATGATTTGGGTATGGCGGTAGATAATTCACTCATTGCTTTAAGTTGTGGCGTGAGGCAAATTGAATGTGCAATTAATGGTTTGGGTGCGAGGAAAGGTAATGCAGATTTCAGTCAAGTTGTAATAGAGATTTTAAAACAGGGGAATTATCAACTTGAGATTAACACTTCGTTAATGAGTAAAGCGGCAGAGTTAATTTTTCAAATCTCTGGGATAGGAGAGTATTATTTTAACCCACTTTCCGCACCCTAA
- the rpmG gene encoding 50S ribosomal protein L33, which yields MAKSKGARIIITLECTECRTNSDKRSAGVNRYTSTKNRRNTTNRLELKKFCTHCNKHTVHKEIK from the coding sequence ATGGCTAAGAGTAAAGGTGCCCGCATTATTATCACACTAGAGTGTACTGAGTGCCGGACAAATTCAGATAAGCGTTCTGCTGGTGTTAACCGTTATACCAGTACTAAGAATCGCCGCAACACCACCAACAGGCTAGAACTGAAAAAGTTCTGCACCCACTGCAACAAACATACCGTTCACAAGGAAATTAAGTAG
- a CDS encoding phytanoyl-CoA dioxygenase family protein has protein sequence MEKNISITLMSNGFPLSMDTNRLGWLNSSDITSSIATLKQQYQEQGYLWLKGLLDTKKVMEFRYLFLTKCKRLGLLKEGSLTEDGIFCVRKIKPGIMNKIRCEMITSKEYEFLFNSKEILNFFQFFLNGSVCSLERKIIRCKIPGDYSSDTGSHYDFTYLRCGTNDVYTCWIPLGDIPVEMGGLIYLENSWKLGQQIEQKFDSDISNLSCQEAHAIRSQGMGRRGWITKDLAALSDLLNSRWLVAEYKAGDVVVHSPYIIHASSTNQDLQKRIRLSTDIRYQRVDYKIDQRWRKAWQPDDNL, from the coding sequence ATGGAGAAAAATATTAGTATCACCTTAATGAGCAATGGTTTCCCACTTTCAATGGACACCAATCGTCTCGGCTGGCTTAATTCTAGCGATATAACTTCTTCTATTGCTACCCTCAAACAACAGTATCAGGAACAAGGATATTTATGGCTCAAAGGGTTACTTGATACCAAAAAAGTCATGGAATTTCGCTATCTATTTTTAACAAAATGCAAGAGACTTGGACTCTTAAAAGAAGGTTCATTAACTGAAGATGGGATTTTTTGTGTACGAAAAATAAAACCAGGAATAATGAATAAGATTAGATGCGAAATGATTACTTCTAAAGAATATGAATTTTTATTTAATTCAAAGGAAATTTTGAACTTTTTTCAGTTTTTCTTGAACGGATCTGTCTGCTCACTGGAACGCAAAATTATTCGGTGTAAAATACCCGGTGACTATAGTAGTGATACTGGATCTCATTATGATTTCACTTACCTAAGATGTGGTACTAATGATGTGTACACTTGCTGGATACCTCTGGGAGATATTCCAGTAGAAATGGGTGGTTTAATATATTTAGAAAATTCTTGGAAGTTGGGGCAACAAATAGAACAGAAATTTGATTCCGATATCAGTAATTTATCTTGCCAAGAAGCTCATGCTATTCGTAGTCAAGGTATGGGGCGAAGAGGCTGGATTACTAAAGACTTAGCTGCTTTATCTGATTTACTAAATAGTAGATGGTTAGTAGCAGAGTATAAAGCAGGAGATGTTGTTGTTCATAGTCCATATATTATTCATGCTTCTTCAACAAATCAAGATTTACAAAAACGCATTCGCCTATCGACTGACATACGTTACCAAAGAGTAGATTATAAAATTGATCAACGTTGGCGAAAAGCTTGGCAACCTGATGATAATCTTTAA
- a CDS encoding cysteine desulfurase-like protein, with protein sequence MLLNLDKVRQYFPALAGEWTFFDNAGGSQTLKKVVDRISEFLLSSDVQLGASYGISQLAGERLALATRGMATFINANSYKEVVMVPSTTMMLKVLSMCLGQTFTPGDEVIVTNCDHEANIGAWVALEKQGMKVKVWKVRPDTLELHLADLEPLMSHSTKLVALTHASNVLGTINPIKEIAAFVHDRNAMICVDGVAYAPHRLVDVQDLDVDFYTLSCYKVYGPHHALLYGKEEHLLRLPGLNHYFIDQTDIPYKFQLGNVNFELSYGMLGLCDYLSELAQLHYGNETASDLRNQMVQAFDLISIHEEHISDRLLNYLNSKPNVRVIGQSKADRQTRVPTISFVVDGINSSTIPAKIDQHYIGIRYGDFYAKRLIEYLGLASQGGIVRVSMVHYNTLEEVNSLIEAFEQTF encoded by the coding sequence ATGCTCCTGAATCTTGATAAAGTTCGTCAATATTTTCCGGCTCTAGCTGGTGAGTGGACTTTTTTTGATAATGCTGGTGGGTCACAAACCTTGAAAAAAGTAGTAGATAGAATTAGCGAATTTCTCCTCAGTTCAGATGTCCAGTTAGGAGCTTCTTATGGCATCTCTCAACTTGCTGGAGAACGATTGGCTTTAGCAACTAGGGGAATGGCTACTTTCATTAATGCCAATTCTTATAAAGAAGTGGTTATGGTACCATCTACTACAATGATGTTGAAAGTTCTCTCAATGTGTCTGGGTCAAACCTTTACACCTGGTGATGAGGTTATTGTTACTAATTGTGACCATGAGGCTAATATTGGTGCTTGGGTAGCTCTTGAAAAACAAGGAATGAAGGTTAAAGTGTGGAAAGTTCGCCCAGATACTTTAGAACTTCATTTAGCAGATTTAGAACCATTGATGAGTCATAGCACCAAACTGGTAGCATTGACTCATGCTTCTAATGTTTTGGGAACCATCAATCCAATCAAAGAAATTGCTGCATTTGTACACGATCGCAACGCTATGATTTGTGTAGATGGTGTAGCTTATGCACCCCACAGATTAGTTGATGTCCAAGATTTAGATGTTGATTTTTATACTTTGAGTTGTTACAAAGTCTATGGGCCGCATCATGCCTTACTTTATGGCAAAGAAGAACATTTATTAAGATTGCCTGGTCTTAACCATTATTTTATTGACCAGACAGACATACCTTATAAATTTCAATTAGGGAATGTCAATTTTGAATTAAGTTATGGAATGTTAGGTTTATGTGATTACTTGAGTGAATTAGCACAATTGCACTACGGAAATGAAACTGCATCTGATTTGAGAAATCAAATGGTGCAAGCATTTGATTTAATTAGCATACATGAAGAACATATTAGCGATCGCCTCCTAAATTACCTCAACAGTAAGCCTAATGTGCGAGTAATTGGTCAATCAAAGGCTGACCGTCAAACCCGTGTACCAACTATATCTTTTGTCGTTGATGGAATAAATAGCTCAACCATTCCCGCAAAAATTGACCAACATTATATTGGGATTCGCTACGGAGACTTTTATGCTAAACGGCTCATTGAATACCTGGGGTTAGCGTCCCAAGGTGGAATAGTCCGGGTGAGTATGGTGCATTACAACACCCTTGAGGAAGTTAACAGCCTAATTGAGGCTTTTGAACAGACATTTTAA
- a CDS encoding B12-binding domain-containing radical SAM protein, with protein sequence MRILLVYPIFPKTFWSYEKILELVDRKVLLPPLGLVTVAAILPQEWEFKLVDRNIRQATEAEWAWADIVILSAMIVQKQDLLEQIQEAKKRGKLVAVGGPYPTSVPHEVENVGADFLILDEGEITLPMFIEAIKRGDTSGTFRATEKPDVTSTPIPRFDLLELNAYDMMSVQFSRGCPFQCEFCDIIVLYGRKPRTKTPAQLLAELDYLYELGWRRGVFMVDDNFIGNKRNVKLLLKELKVWMAEHKYPFRFDTEASIDLAQDQEMLELMVECGFSAVFLGIETPDEDSLQMTKKFQNTRSSLTEAVQTITKAGLRPMAGFIIGFDGEKAGAGDRIVRFAEQAAIPSTTFAMLQALPNTALWHRLKKEGRLRENQDGNINQTTLMNFLPTRPLEELAREYIEAFCSLYDPIQYLDRTYRCFLMMGLPSWKAPAKMPEWVVIKALLIVIWRQGIKRETRWKFWHHLFSILKRNPGVIEHYIAACAHNEHFLEYRQIVRDQIESQLAEYLAQGAETPYVLVKEKVEEKAEAVVS encoded by the coding sequence TAACATCCGCCAAGCAACAGAAGCAGAATGGGCATGGGCAGATATAGTAATTCTCTCTGCGATGATTGTCCAGAAACAAGATTTACTTGAGCAAATTCAAGAAGCAAAAAAACGTGGCAAGTTAGTCGCAGTTGGCGGCCCCTACCCTACCTCTGTACCTCATGAAGTTGAAAATGTTGGCGCAGATTTTCTCATTCTGGATGAAGGGGAAATCACGCTGCCCATGTTTATTGAGGCAATCAAAAGGGGAGACACATCTGGCACTTTCCGCGCCACAGAAAAACCTGATGTCACCAGCACACCAATACCCCGCTTTGATTTATTAGAACTGAACGCTTATGACATGATGTCGGTGCAGTTTTCCCGCGGGTGTCCCTTCCAGTGCGAATTTTGCGACATTATTGTTCTCTATGGGCGCAAACCACGCACCAAAACCCCAGCGCAATTGTTAGCAGAGTTAGATTACCTCTATGAATTGGGTTGGCGGCGGGGTGTGTTCATGGTGGATGACAACTTTATTGGCAACAAGCGCAATGTCAAATTGTTGCTGAAAGAGTTAAAAGTCTGGATGGCAGAACATAAGTATCCCTTCCGATTTGACACTGAAGCTTCAATTGACTTAGCACAAGACCAAGAAATGTTGGAGTTGATGGTTGAGTGTGGTTTCTCGGCGGTGTTTTTGGGAATTGAAACGCCGGATGAGGATAGTTTGCAAATGACCAAGAAGTTTCAAAATACTCGCAGTTCTCTAACTGAGGCAGTGCAAACCATCACCAAAGCCGGATTGCGCCCAATGGCTGGGTTTATTATCGGGTTTGATGGCGAAAAAGCCGGTGCAGGCGATCGCATCGTCCGCTTTGCTGAACAAGCAGCAATTCCCTCTACAACCTTTGCCATGTTACAAGCGTTACCTAACACTGCGCTTTGGCATCGCCTGAAAAAGGAAGGAAGATTACGGGAAAATCAAGACGGAAACATCAACCAAACAACATTGATGAACTTCCTACCCACCCGTCCTTTAGAAGAACTTGCACGAGAATATATTGAAGCATTCTGTAGTTTATACGACCCAATACAGTACTTAGATCGCACCTATCGCTGCTTCTTGATGATGGGTTTGCCAAGTTGGAAAGCACCAGCCAAAATGCCAGAGTGGGTAGTTATAAAAGCGTTGCTAATTGTGATTTGGCGACAAGGAATCAAACGGGAAACCCGCTGGAAATTCTGGCATCATTTGTTCAGCATTCTCAAGCGTAACCCTGGAGTTATCGAGCATTACATCGCTGCTTGCGCCCACAACGAGCATTTTCTAGAGTATCGCCAAATTGTCCGCGATCAAATTGAAAGTCAGCTAGCTGAATATTTAGCACAAGGTGCAGAAACGCCTTATGTTCTAGTTAAGGAAAAAGTAGAGGAAAAAGCTGAAGCGGTAGTCAGTTAA
- the glp gene encoding gephyrin-like molybdotransferase Glp — protein sequence MLSVSDAQAIILNLVQPLDRQRDTEVVDLLTADSRILATPVTSLLDFPHWDNSAMDGYAVRYEDVQHSSTEQPAILEIVEEIPAGYQPKSTIQPGQAARIFTGAVIPAGADTVVMQEKTRREENRVFILDAPKPQEFVRHKASFYQAGTQLLPAGIKLNASEIAVLAAAQCPQLSVYRRPRVAIFSTGDELVTVDRPLQPGQIVDSNQYALAALVRQSGAEPLILGIVKDDPVALEKVIAHAIAIADIVLSSGGVSVGDYDYVDKILESLKAKIYIRAVQISPGKPLTVATFPTQNSALYFGLPGNPAAVLVTFWRFVLPAIKKLSGITEGWEPVFLKVRSHEELRSNGKRETYLWGKLHLIDGVYEFHKAGGSHSSGNLINLAQTNALAVLPVGKTLISPQEEVQVLQLCNS from the coding sequence ATGTTATCAGTCAGCGATGCACAAGCAATTATTTTAAATTTGGTGCAGCCGTTGGATCGTCAACGGGATACAGAAGTTGTAGATTTATTGACAGCCGATAGTAGGATTTTGGCAACACCTGTCACCAGTCTGCTAGATTTTCCCCATTGGGATAATTCGGCAATGGATGGCTACGCAGTTCGCTACGAAGATGTACAGCACTCTAGCACTGAACAACCAGCCATTTTAGAAATTGTTGAAGAGATTCCGGCTGGGTATCAGCCCAAGTCTACGATTCAACCAGGGCAAGCCGCACGGATTTTCACTGGTGCGGTAATCCCAGCAGGTGCGGATACTGTAGTCATGCAAGAAAAGACACGCCGCGAGGAAAACCGCGTGTTTATACTGGATGCGCCAAAACCGCAAGAATTTGTCAGACACAAAGCATCTTTTTATCAAGCTGGAACACAACTACTACCAGCAGGAATTAAGTTAAATGCCTCAGAAATTGCCGTATTGGCAGCAGCACAGTGTCCGCAATTAAGTGTTTACCGCCGTCCACGTGTGGCAATTTTTTCCACTGGTGATGAGTTGGTGACAGTCGATCGACCGTTGCAACCAGGGCAAATTGTGGATTCTAATCAGTATGCGCTGGCAGCATTGGTGAGACAAAGTGGTGCAGAACCGTTAATTTTAGGCATTGTGAAAGACGATCCAGTTGCTTTGGAGAAAGTCATTGCTCACGCCATTGCGATCGCTGATATAGTTCTTTCTTCTGGTGGCGTCTCAGTGGGAGATTATGACTATGTTGACAAAATTCTAGAGTCACTAAAAGCAAAAATCTACATTCGGGCTGTACAGATAAGTCCAGGAAAACCCCTGACTGTCGCCACTTTCCCAACTCAAAATTCAGCACTATACTTTGGTTTACCAGGAAATCCTGCTGCTGTGTTGGTGACATTTTGGCGATTTGTGCTACCAGCAATCAAGAAACTTTCGGGAATTACTGAAGGTTGGGAACCAGTCTTTTTGAAAGTGCGATCGCATGAGGAATTGCGATCAAACGGCAAACGTGAAACTTACCTTTGGGGTAAATTGCATTTAATTGATGGTGTTTACGAATTTCACAAAGCTGGTGGTAGTCACAGTTCTGGCAATTTAATTAATTTAGCTCAAACCAATGCCTTAGCTGTTCTACCTGTGGGGAAAACATTAATTTCTCCACAAGAAGAAGTGCAAGTTTTGCAGCTTTGTAATTCGTAA